One Phoenix dactylifera cultivar Barhee BC4 chromosome 8, palm_55x_up_171113_PBpolish2nd_filt_p, whole genome shotgun sequence genomic window carries:
- the LOC103718542 gene encoding S-type anion channel SLAH2-like isoform X1, with the protein MDNKDSIGSAIQGDPEELPPIFRFIQSNGVDGFDTIPSPRGYPVASKGAEPPNFLNASANVHNTPSPNLPVHIIRPPHHSHSVSISMPTSPSGVNQPGSSAANLKPNLVINSPVVNLQVPKQAKFHSQPMAAGTFQAKGTPERKGLNLSGSQQRVPRSSRLKDHSYNSFKTWSGALERQISTFRRKPPEPQEVNGSKSQPEPVPAPDRYFDALEGPELETLRASEVLVLPEDKLWPFLLRFPISSFGMCLGVSSQAILWKTLATSPSTTFLHVSPIINLVLWCVSLALMGTVAFIYSLKIIFYFEAVRREYYHPIRVNFFFAPWITCLFLTLGLPPIVAVKLHSALWYVLMGPILCLELKIYGQWMSGGKRRLSKVANPSNHLSIVGNFVGALLGASMGLKEGPIFFFAVGLAHYSVLFVTLYQRLPTNETLPKELHPVFFLFVAAPSVASTAWATITGEFDYGSRIAYFIALFLYVSLAVRINFFRGFRFSLAWWAYTFPMTGASIATIRYSAEVKNVFTQSLSILLSGISTLTVIALLVSTIIHASVLHDLFPNDISIAISDRRPKRSKRRTHMKIATSDVNDTRATHLTSASSDIKEMGATHLGNAGSDIKEIGASVSIDIQGR; encoded by the exons ATGGACAACAAGGACAGCATTGGCTCAGCAATTCAAGGTGACCCTGAAGAACTTCCACCTATTTTCAGATTCATCCAATCCAATGGAGTTGATGGATTTGATACCATTCCCAGCCCTCGCGGATATCCTGTAGCTTCTAAG GGAGCAGAACCTCCAAATTTTCTTAATGCTAGTGCTAATGTACACAACACACCTTCTCCAAATTTGCCCGTTCACATCATCAGGCCACCCCATCATTCACATTCTGTGTCCATCAGCATGCCAACATCACCTTCTGGAGTTAATCAACCTGGAAGCAGTGCTGCTAATCTGAAGCCAAATCTAGTCATTAACTCTCCTGTTGTCAACTTGCAAGTACCCAAGCAGGCAAAGTTTCACTCTCAACCCATGGCAGCAGGAACATTTCAAGCCAAGGGAACTCCAGAAAGAAAAGGTCTTAATCTTTCAGGGAGTCAGCAGAGGGTACCAAGGAGTAGTCGGCTCAAGGACCACAGTTATAATTCTTTCAAGACATGGTCTGGTGCCCTTGAAAGGCAGATATCAACCTTTCGCAGAAAGCCACCGGAACCACAGGAGGTTAACGGTTCAAAAAGTCAACCCGAGCCAGTGCCAGCCCCGGACCGCTACTTTGATGCCTTAGAAGGGCCTGAACTAGAAACTCTCAGA GCGTCTGAGGTGTTGGTCCTTCCTGAAGACAAGCTGTGGCCTTTCCTTCTTCGCTTCCCCATATCATCTTTTGGTATGTGCCTTGGTGTGAGCAGCCAAGCCATCTTGTGGAAAACATTAGCCACATCTCCATCTACGACATTTCTGCATGTAAGCCCAATTATCAACCTCGTGCTCTGGTGTGTATCACTTGCATTGATGGGCACGGTGGCCTTCATCTACTCTCTGAAGATCATATTTTACTTTGAAGCTGTCCGCCGGGAGTACTATCATCCCATCCGTGTCAACTTTTTCTTTGCCCCATGGATAACTTGCCTCTTCTTGACGCTTGGCTTGCCACCAATAGTTGCAGTAAAACTACACAGTGCTCTATGGTATGTGCTTATGGGTCCAATATTGTGCCTCGAACTGAAGATATATGGCCAATGGATGTCTGGTGGTAAACGCAGGCTTTCAAAAGTAGCCAATCCCTCAAATCATCTATCAATTGtaggcaactttgtgggtgcaTTGCTGGGCGCATCGATGGGGCTTAAAGAAGGGCCCATATTCTTCTTTGCAGTCGGGTTAGCTCATTACTCTGTGCTCTTTGTAACTTTGTACCAGAGGCTTCCAACAAATGAGACGCTCCCCAAGGAGCTTCATCCggtcttctttttatttgtagCCGCACCTAGTGTTGCTAGCACAGCATGGGCAACGATTACTGGGGAATTTGACTATGGCTCACGGATTGCATACTTCATCGCTCTTTTCCTCTATGTTTCTCTG GCTGTTAGAATCAACTTTTTCCGGGGATTCAG GTTCTCTCTAGCATGGTGGGCATATACATTTCCAATGACGGGTGCTTCCATCGCAACCATCAGATATTCTGCTGAAGTGAAGAATGTATTTACTCAGTCACTTTCTATTCTACTCTCTGGCATATCTACATTGACAGTAATAGCTCTGCTTGTGTCCACAATCATTCATGCATCTGTGCTCCATGACCTCTTTCCGAATGACATCTCCATTGCTATCAGTGATAGGAGACCAAAGCGAAGCAAGAGACGCACTCATATGAAAATTGCAACCTCAGATGTAAATGACACTAGGGCTACTCATCTGACGAGTGCAAGCTCGGATATAAAGGAAATGGGGGCTACTCATTTAGGAAATGCAGGCTCGGATATAAAAGAAATCGGAGCTTCTGTGTCAATAGATATTCAAGGACGCTAG
- the LOC103718542 gene encoding S-type anion channel SLAH3-like isoform X2 has product MDNKDSIGSAIQGDPEELPPIFRFIQSNGVDGFDTIPSPRGYPVASKGAEPPNFLNASANVHNTPSPNLPVHIIRPPHHSHSVSISMPTSPSGVNQPGSSAANLKPNLVINSPVVNLQVPKQAKFHSQPMAAGTFQAKGTPERKGLNLSGSQQRVPRSSRLKDHSYNSFKTWSGALERQISTFRRKPPEPQEVNGSKSQPEPVPAPDRYFDALEGPELETLRASEVLVLPEDKLWPFLLRFPISSFGMCLGVSSQAILWKTLATSPSTTFLHVSPIINLVLWCVSLALMGTVAFIYSLKIIFYFEAVRREYYHPIRVNFFFAPWITCLFLTLGLPPIVAVKLHSALWYVLMGPILCLELKIYGQWMSGGKRRLSKVANPSNHLSIVGNFVGALLGASMGLKEGPIFFFAVGLAHYSVLFVTLYQRLPTNETLPKELHPVFFLFVAAPSVASTAWATITGEFDYGSRIAYFIALFLYVSLAVRINFFRGFRFSLAWWAYTFPMTGASIATIRYSAEVKN; this is encoded by the exons ATGGACAACAAGGACAGCATTGGCTCAGCAATTCAAGGTGACCCTGAAGAACTTCCACCTATTTTCAGATTCATCCAATCCAATGGAGTTGATGGATTTGATACCATTCCCAGCCCTCGCGGATATCCTGTAGCTTCTAAG GGAGCAGAACCTCCAAATTTTCTTAATGCTAGTGCTAATGTACACAACACACCTTCTCCAAATTTGCCCGTTCACATCATCAGGCCACCCCATCATTCACATTCTGTGTCCATCAGCATGCCAACATCACCTTCTGGAGTTAATCAACCTGGAAGCAGTGCTGCTAATCTGAAGCCAAATCTAGTCATTAACTCTCCTGTTGTCAACTTGCAAGTACCCAAGCAGGCAAAGTTTCACTCTCAACCCATGGCAGCAGGAACATTTCAAGCCAAGGGAACTCCAGAAAGAAAAGGTCTTAATCTTTCAGGGAGTCAGCAGAGGGTACCAAGGAGTAGTCGGCTCAAGGACCACAGTTATAATTCTTTCAAGACATGGTCTGGTGCCCTTGAAAGGCAGATATCAACCTTTCGCAGAAAGCCACCGGAACCACAGGAGGTTAACGGTTCAAAAAGTCAACCCGAGCCAGTGCCAGCCCCGGACCGCTACTTTGATGCCTTAGAAGGGCCTGAACTAGAAACTCTCAGA GCGTCTGAGGTGTTGGTCCTTCCTGAAGACAAGCTGTGGCCTTTCCTTCTTCGCTTCCCCATATCATCTTTTGGTATGTGCCTTGGTGTGAGCAGCCAAGCCATCTTGTGGAAAACATTAGCCACATCTCCATCTACGACATTTCTGCATGTAAGCCCAATTATCAACCTCGTGCTCTGGTGTGTATCACTTGCATTGATGGGCACGGTGGCCTTCATCTACTCTCTGAAGATCATATTTTACTTTGAAGCTGTCCGCCGGGAGTACTATCATCCCATCCGTGTCAACTTTTTCTTTGCCCCATGGATAACTTGCCTCTTCTTGACGCTTGGCTTGCCACCAATAGTTGCAGTAAAACTACACAGTGCTCTATGGTATGTGCTTATGGGTCCAATATTGTGCCTCGAACTGAAGATATATGGCCAATGGATGTCTGGTGGTAAACGCAGGCTTTCAAAAGTAGCCAATCCCTCAAATCATCTATCAATTGtaggcaactttgtgggtgcaTTGCTGGGCGCATCGATGGGGCTTAAAGAAGGGCCCATATTCTTCTTTGCAGTCGGGTTAGCTCATTACTCTGTGCTCTTTGTAACTTTGTACCAGAGGCTTCCAACAAATGAGACGCTCCCCAAGGAGCTTCATCCggtcttctttttatttgtagCCGCACCTAGTGTTGCTAGCACAGCATGGGCAACGATTACTGGGGAATTTGACTATGGCTCACGGATTGCATACTTCATCGCTCTTTTCCTCTATGTTTCTCTG GCTGTTAGAATCAACTTTTTCCGGGGATTCAG GTTCTCTCTAGCATGGTGGGCATATACATTTCCAATGACGGGTGCTTCCATCGCAACCATCAGATATTCTGCTGAAGTGAAGAAT TGA
- the LOC103718543 gene encoding post-GPI attachment to proteins factor 3-like, with amino-acid sequence MEARRWLALLLALGCLSEALDASPGDVDPLYRTCVEQCEKTGIIGESSIQHCEFPSNDIPVNSPWYMQEPLYLQWKQLNCKSDCRYNCMMQREKEREELGLKPVKYHGKWPFKRVFVFQEPLSAVLSALNLLMHFTGWLSFFLLVNYKLPLRPQSKRTYYEYTGLWHIYAVLSMNAWFWSAIFHTRDFDLTEKLDYSSAVSSLGFSLILCLLRTFNVKDEASRVMLAAPILAFVTTHILYLNFYQLDYGWNMKVCLAMGVTTLLVWAIWAGITRHPSRVKLWVNVIGIALAMLLEIYDFPPYMGYADAHALWHAATIPLTYLWWSFIKDDAVFRTSALVKKTK; translated from the exons AACTTGTGTCGAGCAATGTGAAAAGACAGGAATCATCGGAGAAAGCTCCATCCAGCATTGCGAGTTTCCATCCAATGACATACCTGTCAACAGTCCATGGTATATGCAAGAACCACTTTACTTGCAGTGGAAGCAATTGAATTGCAAGAGTGACTGTCGGTACAATTGCATGATgcaaagagaaaaggaaagggaAGAACTTGGTCTCAAGCCTGTTAAATATCATGGGAAATGGCCATTCAAACGTGTCTTTGTGTTTCAG GAGCCTCTTTCTGCTGTTCTCTCTGCACTCAATCTGTTAATGCATTTCACTGGCTGGCTATCTTTTTTCCTCTTAGTAAACTACAAGTTGCCACTTAGGCCTCAGAGTAAGAGGACATACTATGAATATACTGGTTTATGGCATATTTATGCAGTCTTATCAATGAATGCCTGGTTCTGGAGTGCTATATTCCACACTCG AGATTTTGACTTGACGGAGAAGTTGGATTATTCATCAGCTGTGTCTTCACTTGGTTTTTCCTTGATTCTCTGTTTACTAAGGACATTTAATGTTAAGGATGAGGCTTCCAGGGTCATGCTTGCAGCCCCAATTTTGGCCTTTGTGACAACACATATCTTGTATCTCAATTTCTATCAACTTGACTACG GTTGGAACATGAAAGTCTGTCTCGCGATGGGTGTCACTACACTTCTGGTTTGGGCAATTTGGGCTGGTATAACTCGTCATCCTTCACGCGTCAAGTTGTGGGTAAATGTAATTGGTATTGCTCTTGCTATGCTCTTGGAAATCTACGATTTCCCTCCTTACATGGGATATGCTGATGCCCATGCTCTGTGGCATGCTGCCACCATCCCTCTCACATATCTCTGGTGGAGCTTTATCAAGGATGACGCAGTATTTCGGACCTCGGCTCTTGTTAAGAAGACCAAGTAA